The Cellulomonas sp. S1-8 genomic sequence GGGGTCGTCGACCGCCGGGTCCAGCGTCAGGAGCCGCGTCCACCGTGCGTCGACCTCAGCCACGACGGCGACGGTACCGCTCGTGCCGAGGTGGTCGGGGTGAGTCGCCGGATCGAATTCCGTGGGCCGTCACGCACCGGACTGCGAGGATCCCGCCATGGCGGAGCGCATCATGTTCGTGCAGCTGAAGACCGGGCACGGCACCGACCAGGGGCCGGCGTGGATCAGCGTCGTGCGGTTCAACCGGTCCTGGAAGACCGCCTCGTGGCGCGGCCGGACGCTACGTCGCTCGCTGGAGTTGTTCGATGCGAACTACCTCGACGTCGAGACCCAGGAGGAGTACTGGCTCTCGGGCCCCCACCGGGACGGCGGCGACACCCGCTACAGCCGTATCAGGCCCACGGTCGACGACGACGCGCGGGACGCCTACGAGGCCTTCCTCGCGGGTGCACCCCTGCCCGGCCGCGAGCGCGGCTGACCACCAGGTGCGGCTCCGACGTCCGGGTGCGCAAGGTCGCACCCGGACGCCGGACCCCCGGTGACGGTCGGGCTCAGCCCACCTTCACCAGCTGCCACTGCTGGTTGGTGCCGTTCCAGTCGGTGTACTGGACGATGTTCCCGCCGTCGGCGGTGGAGGCGCCCTGCACCTCGACGGCCTTGCCGCTGTTGCGGTTGATCAGCTGGACGTACCCGTCGACCGTCTGGATGCTGAACTGCTGGTTGGTGCCGCCGTGGTTGCTCCACTGGTGGATCGCCGCACCGTCGGCGGTGGACCGCCCGGACACGTCGAGGAGCTTGCCGGACAGCCGCGACTTCACCTGGTAGTAGCCGTTGCCGGCGCTGACGAACTGCCACTGCTGCTGGTTGCCGTTGTTGCGGGACCACTGGGTGATGCGCGCGCCGTCCGCGGTGGACAGGTTGTACACGTCGATGGCCTTGCCGCTGTTGCGGTTGACGAGCGTGTACCAGGCCGAGGTGTCTACCGCGCCGGTGCCCGGGTTGGGGGTCGGGGTGACGGTCGGGGTCGGGGTCGGGGTGGGGGTGCCGCCGCCCGACGGGTTGCCGATGCTCCCCGGCACGTTGCGCAGCGCGTTGAACCAGGCGGCCGCCATCTTGTCGTAGCCCGCCGCGTTGGGGTGCACGCCGTCGGGCATGTCGGAGAGGGGGACGGCCCGGTTCATGTCGACCAGGTGCACCTTCTTGCCGGCGTTGGCCCTGCTCGAGACGATGCCGGGGATGGCGGCGTTGAAGGTCTGCACCTGCGAGTTCGCGTACGAGACCGGGATGAGGGTCGCGACGAACACGTCGGTCTGCGGGGACGTGCTGGTGATCTTGTCGATGACCCCCGCGAGTCGGTTCGGTGCGTTCGCCAGGTCGCGGTTCTGGCTGATGTCGTTGGTGCCGATGTGCAGCAGCACGGTGCGCGGCTGGTAGGTGCGCACCCAGTTGACGATGTTGGCGTCGATCTGGTCGATCCTCCAGCCGGAGTGGCCCTCGTGGTCGTGGTCCCACAGGCTGGCCGGCCCGTTGAAGCCCGATCCCACGAAGTCCGTGGTGTAGCCGCCTTGGGCGAGGCGCTGCCAGAGGCCGACGCGGTAGCCGCCGCCCCCCATGCCGACGCCGTCCGTGATCGAGTCGCCCAGAGGCATCACGCGGGTGCCCCCGTTGCTCTCGGCGGAGGCGGGCGCGGACGCAGCCACGACCCCTCCGGCCAGTGCGAGGCTGAGCGTGACGGCGAGCAGCAGCCGTCGGACGGTTCGGTGCATGTCGTCTGCCTCCTGGAGTGGGCTGCGCGGGCGCGACGGTGCGCCGTTGTGAACGTTCACGCTGCGGGGTCAATATGGCACGGGTCTCCTGGGCGGTGCGATCGGCACAAACGATTAGGTGCGCTTCGTGACGGACATTCCCCGGCACGAGGGCCTGCGTCCGGGAGTCGCTGGAGACGTCAGGAGGCGCTTGTCAGAGACCTTGTTGCGTCCATGACCGCCCGGTCCCGCGCGACCCGGCCTGACGCCGCGCCCCGAGCCCGTGCAGTGACGGCGCCCGCCCGGTCCGCACCGGGCGGGCGCCGGGGCGTCACAGGTCGAGCGGACGCAGGACGAACGAGATCCCGTGCGCGATCTGCGCGTTGCCGACGTTGATGTCGAGCTGGCTGCGCACCAGCAGCGGGTTCACGTCGTTCCGGTCGGCGTCGCGCAGCACGACGAGCGGGATCCGCTTCGACAGGACGTCGACCGTGAAGGTGCCGCCCTGGGCGGTGGTCAGCGCGGCCCCGTCGGACGCCAGCGCGGTGGCGGAGTCGATCGTGGCGCCGGGGACGACGTGGTACAGCAGCACCTGCTCGATCGCGTCGATCCCCACCGCCTCCGCGAGGGCCCCGAACACCTTCTCCTCCGAGCCGTACCAGCGGTGCGTCAGGTCGTGCGTGAGCACCTGGAACGCGCGGTCGTTCGGCAGGAACGCGGTGAGCGGGACCGTGCCGTCCGCGAGCACGGCGACCGGGCTGCCGGGCTTGGCGGCGAGCACGGCAGTCACTGCGTTGTCGACGATGTCGTAGTCGTACCAGTTGCGGTCGAACCCCGCGCCGTCGGCGGCGAGCACCGAGGCGAGGCTGGTGGTGCCGGCGGCGGACGCGGCGGGTGCGAGCCCGACGACCGCACCGCCGGCGAGGGCGGTGGCGGCCAGGGATGCTGCGAGACGGCGGATCCTCATGGGACGACTCCTTGCGGGAGGTCGGGCGGCACGCGGGGCGCACCGCAGGGCCTCGTCGTCGACGCCCTGCTCCTTCTTCCCCTCGAGGCGCGTTCTTGGATGCACCCGGCGTCGTCCGATCCTCGACGGCGCGACGTGCCGCCACCGTGCGTCAGAAGGTGGAACCGGTCCGTTCGAGCGGGCGGCGTGAACCGCGCCGCGGGTGACGAGGTCTCCGAGGACGTCGCCTCGCCCGGGAGGTGGAGGACATCATCGAGCTCGTCCAGAGCCGGGACGCCCTGACCTGCGGTGGGACAACCAGGCGCGACGGCGCGCGTCCTCCCTGGTTGTCCTGATCCCAGTCGACACCCCGTGATGCCCGAGCCGCGGGGTGGCTGACACACTTCCGCCCATGGTGAGCGCGCTGATCGTGGATCTGGACGGCGTGTTGCGGCTCTGGGGGGCGGAGCTGGCCACGCAGACGGAGCAGCGGCACGGACTCGCCATCGGCTCCATCCACGCGGCGGCGTTCGACCCGGTCCTGCTCCACCCCGCCCTCACCGGGCAGGTCAGCGATGAGGAGTGGCGCGCACAGGTCGCCCAGCGGTTGAGCGTCGAGCACGGCGTCGACGCATCCGGTGCCGTCGCGGAGTGGTCCCGGCCATGCGGACGAGTCGACCCCGCGGTGCTCGACCTGCTGCGCCAGCAACGGCAGCAGCGGCTGGTCGCAGTGCTGACGAACGCCACCACCCGACTGCACGCTGACCTGGCTTCACTGGGACTTGCCTCAGAGGTCGACGCGATCTTCTCCAGCGCCGAGCTGGGCGTCGCCAAGCCCCATCCCGACGTCTTCAGGCGCACCTGCGCCAGCCTGGGCGTGGCGCTGGCGAGCTGTGCCTTCGTCGATGACAGCCCTGAGAACGTGCACGCCGCGATCGCGCTGGGCATGAGCGGACACCTGTACCGCACTCCGCAGGACCTCAGCGCATTCCTCGACGGCCTCCCCTCGGCATCTGCTTGCTGACCCCCATGGCCGCGACCCTCGGACCGGACTCGTCGCGCTGAGCTGCGGAGGCGTGCGAGCGGTCGTCGGTGTCGGAACTCACGGGACTTGTCCGCTGTCCCGACGTTCCGACCTCGGCGCGGACACCTCGCTGATCACACCCGTGTCCCACGTTCCGTGCCCGAATCCTCGGAAGCGCTGCTGAGCAGGCAGCGGCGGGGTGGAGAGAACCGAGGGCCAACCCGGCGTCTCGCCGCTGCTGGAGGCGGCGATCAACGACCACCTGGCGGCTCGGCTCGGCACGGCGCTGCCTCGTCGGGCGCCATCGGTGCGGCGCCGACGGTGACGCGCGAGCTGTCTTCGGTCGACGCAGCCCCTGCGTGGTCCGACATCAGTGGGGCGCGTCCCGGCAGTGCGGCGCGCGAGCAGGCCGTCGTCACCGTGAACGCCAAGAACCACCCGAACGCCTCGGTCTGGGTCCGCGGCGACACCTTCATCGTCAACGGCCAGCGGGTGCCGTACGTCCGCAACAGCCGCCACGAGGCCGGCCGCGCGTCGCGGCTGCTGACCGAGCACGCCGGCTTCCCCGTCGACGTGGTGGGCGTCATCGCGGTGGTGGGTGCGCACCGCGGCTTCACCGTGAAGCAGCAACCGCGGGACGGGGCAGTGGTCGTCGTCGCCCGGCGGCGACTCAGCGCCCACCTGCAGGGACTGCCCGCCCGCCTCGACGTCCGTCAGGTCGAGGCGATCCGCGACATCGCCCGACGGTCCACGACGTGGCGTTGAGGTCAGCTGGTCGATGACCTGCGAGACCAGGACCGCGCTGGCCGCTTCAAGGTGGAGCCCACACCAGCGGCTCGCGAGGCGGAGGTTCGCGCGCTACTTGTCGGATCGGGAGTTCTAGGCCCTTTGAGTCCGCAGACGCTTGTCGCAGCGCCGCCCGCACGGAGGTGGCGAGATCTTCGAGGCGTACCGGGGTGCTGCTGACGCCCTGACTCTTCACCTCGGCGGCAGACCGCCGGAGCGGCGTGCCGGACCTAGGCTCCGCCCATGGCTACGACCGCGCGCGCTTACCTCACGGGCTTCGGTCGCTACCTGCCCGGCCCTCCGGTGGACAACGACGGCATGGCGGCGCGGCTCGGTGGAGACGACGCCGTCACCGCTCGCATCCGCGGCAGCATCCTCGCGTCCAACGGCATCCGGCAGCGGCACTACGCGCTCGACGAGCAGGGCGAACCCACGGAGCTCAACGAGGAGCTCGCGGTCAAGGCGCTCACCGCGGCGCTCGACGACCGCGGTATCCGACCGTCGGACCTGAGGATGCTGGCGACCGCGACGACCATGGGCGACGTGCTCGTGCCCGGCTTCGCCAACATGGTGCACGGCCGGCTCGGCGGCGGGCCGATGCAGCTGCTGTCCGCGTCGGGGGTCTGTGCCTCGAGCATGGCGGCGCTCGACGCGGTGGTCAGCAAGGTCCGGCTCGGCGACCACCCGCGCGGGGCGGTCGTGGCCTCCGAGCTGCCGAGCCGGAGCCTGCGGCAGCGTCGGTACGAGGGGTTCCGCGCCGGCATGGACGCGCACTTCCTGCGGTGGATGCTCTCCGACGGGGCGGGGGCCGTCGTCGTCGAGTTC encodes the following:
- a CDS encoding RICIN domain-containing protein; its protein translation is MHRTVRRLLLAVTLSLALAGGVVAASAPASAESNGGTRVMPLGDSITDGVGMGGGGYRVGLWQRLAQGGYTTDFVGSGFNGPASLWDHDHEGHSGWRIDQIDANIVNWVRTYQPRTVLLHIGTNDISQNRDLANAPNRLAGVIDKITSTSPQTDVFVATLIPVSYANSQVQTFNAAIPGIVSSRANAGKKVHLVDMNRAVPLSDMPDGVHPNAAGYDKMAAAWFNALRNVPGSIGNPSGGGTPTPTPTPTVTPTPNPGTGAVDTSAWYTLVNRNSGKAIDVYNLSTADGARITQWSRNNGNQQQWQFVSAGNGYYQVKSRLSGKLLDVSGRSTADGAAIHQWSNHGGTNQQFSIQTVDGYVQLINRNSGKAVEVQGASTADGGNIVQYTDWNGTNQQWQLVKVG
- a CDS encoding HAD family hydrolase produces the protein MVSALIVDLDGVLRLWGAELATQTEQRHGLAIGSIHAAAFDPVLLHPALTGQVSDEEWRAQVAQRLSVEHGVDASGAVAEWSRPCGRVDPAVLDLLRQQRQQRLVAVLTNATTRLHADLASLGLASEVDAIFSSAELGVAKPHPDVFRRTCASLGVALASCAFVDDSPENVHAAIALGMSGHLYRTPQDLSAFLDGLPSASAC
- a CDS encoding 3-oxoacyl-[acyl-carrier-protein] synthase III C-terminal domain-containing protein; translation: MATTARAYLTGFGRYLPGPPVDNDGMAARLGGDDAVTARIRGSILASNGIRQRHYALDEQGEPTELNEELAVKALTAALDDRGIRPSDLRMLATATTMGDVLVPGFANMVHGRLGGGPMQLLSASGVCASSMAALDAVVSKVRLGDHPRGAVVASELPSRSLRQRRYEGFRAGMDAHFLRWMLSDGAGAVVVEFQPHPTRLSLRVDWIRQVSLAHDHAVCMRAGMSGDETHVGGTWQDVGIADAQAAGMFVLRQDVGVLDDLAEAGIAQFEELVDIGLVDVHHLDHVICHYSTNVFRDVAFDALRRRIPSLDTERWFSNLETRGNTGSASIFIALEEAWRTGRFAPGETVLLAVPESGRFSFAFAQLTVVAPSQPQGASS
- a CDS encoding fasciclin domain-containing protein produces the protein MRIRRLAASLAATALAGGAVVGLAPAASAAGTTSLASVLAADGAGFDRNWYDYDIVDNAVTAVLAAKPGSPVAVLADGTVPLTAFLPNDRAFQVLTHDLTHRWYGSEEKVFGALAEAVGIDAIEQVLLYHVVPGATIDSATALASDGAALTTAQGGTFTVDVLSKRIPLVVLRDADRNDVNPLLVRSQLDINVGNAQIAHGISFVLRPLDL